The following nucleotide sequence is from Coffea eugenioides isolate CCC68of chromosome 3, Ceug_1.0, whole genome shotgun sequence.
caGTGGTAGTCAATaaaatttctttactttattCAAACCAAGATCATTTCCAGATTATTTGACCGCTCTCTCGTTAACTTTGATTCATCTGTTCTTTCTTGATCTCCCTCCGTTTGTCTGTTCAATAATTTATTATCTCATTTCTCTTCTTCACCTTCCCAccagaaaaaagaattttcaGGCTGCTTGCTCTGCAGTCGGCTAGATCTTTTTGAGAGTGAAACTAAGGAAAAATCCCTGCACTACAGATGGACGTGGCCTCCACTTGCAGCGTCGATCGTGTCTTCCTTGATCTAAAGTTGCTTATGGACGACCTCAATGTCATGTTCCGAACAGGCAAAATTGGATATACGTACGTGGGTGTAACATTTCTCAAAATTGAAGCTGCGTACCTGAACATAACATTTCTCAGAACATTTGTTATGTGTGCAAGAAATTGGAGCTACAGCAGTGATTTTCACTTGGAATCTGAGAATGTTGGTAACAAGGTGAGTCTTCCATCTTTTTTATCTTGCATTGAAGATACCGTTCACAAATATGAGGAGGACATTCACTCTCTTTACCTTATGTTGGAATCTGATGCACGTGGCATACGTGATGTTGGCGATGAAgtggtttttaaatttttgaaacagaTCAAATCATTTAAGCAAGAAATCATTCAAGTTTACTTTACTTTGGCAAGCAGCAGATCATTGGAATCAAATTCTTGCATGCCTGTTGATGAACTAATGGAATTTATAGACCGCATTCTACGAAATCTAGCGGATTTAACAACTATCGATTTGTGTATTGTTGAAATGGATCCCCAAGTTAgtgttcaagtccaagcccttgAAGCAAAGCTAACATTCTTGAAAAGCTTCATTCCCTTTGCCAAATTGCGAGGAACTGTAAATATTCCTGCCTTGCTGTTGGCTCACTTTGAAGTGGTGGCTTTGAACGCAGCATGCCTCTCTTACATGTGTTCTTGTTGGGATGACGCATTCTGCAATCCTGAGTTCTGCTCCATGATATATGAGCAACAACAGAAAATCATGCCTATTGATTTTCAAGTCTATGAGATTTATATGGAAGTTCTTAGAGCTACAAGATCCTCAAAATCATTGCATAATAGAATCATGGATAAGCAGATATTGAACAACTTCAGTGATTCTCTGATTAATTGTCTCTGGAAGCTGTTATGCTGCAGCTCTAGCTTTATGGATTCTTTGAAAGATGAAATGCGAATACTCTATGCAGGACTGAGGTTCTTGAGAAGCATTTTAAGGGAGCAGCAGGAGAAGAGGGATGAACAAAATGAAACAATTGTTGCTCTTCTTAGTGAAGCAGGCATTATAATTTGCTCACCTTCTCTAAACAGAGCGAAAGAAGGAGAAGTTAGCTTCTCAGAATCCACAGAAGCCCTTGCCTGTTATGATACGCTGGCTAATACCAACATTCGTATCAAGCATTTTAAGGATCAGATCAGTGGCTCCAGCATTATTGAAAGTGTTCCTTCCTTTCATAGCTTAAGAGCAACAGAAGTTAGCAAGACTTCCGGCCGCATGCTATCAAAAGGTAAAATGCCAATAACCCATGAAGTCATGGTTGGCCTTGATGATGAGGCAGCAAAAGTAATTGAACGACTTATATGGGGAACAAAACAGGTGGAAATTGTTCCCATTGTGGGAATGGCTGGGGTTGGTAAGACAACTTTAGCcaaaaaagtttacaatgataGCTCAGTAATCTGTAACTTCCACATTCGTCTTTGGTGCACTGTTTCTCAAGAATTTAACATGAAAAGCTTGTTGATACAAATTTTGTGCTCTGATGCCAAACATTCCAGGATGGATGATGACTTTCAAAAGGATGAACATGCATTGCTTGAAATGTTCCGCAAAAAGCTATTGAAGAATCGGtatcttgttgtttttgatGATGTCTGGGACACCGGGGCATGGCATGAGCTGGGAATTGCATTCCCGGATGACAAGAATGGAAGTAGAATCATCTTTACGAGTCGATCTTCTAATGTAGCTTCACAGGTTCAATGTGGCGGAGAACCTCACTATCTTCACCCACTCAGTGAGAAAAAAAGTTTTGAATTACTGCAGAAGAAGGTTTTTGGAAAAGAAGACTGTCCTCAGGCATTGCATGAATTGGGAACGGAGATCGCCAAAAAGTGCAAGGGATTGCCACTTGCAATTGTTGTTGTAGCTGGAGTCCTAGCAACGATAGAGCATGATATTTGTGTTTGGGAACAATTTGCTGAAAGTTTAACTTCAACCACGGTGTCTGGTGCAGAACAATTCAAGAAGTCGATGGAGCTCAGTTATGAGCATTTACCATATCACTTGAAGGCATGCTTGCTGTATTTTGCTGCATTTCGAGAGGATGAAAAAATTGGTGCCAAGAAGTTGACGAGTCTCTGGATTGCAGAAGGGTTTGTGGAAATAATTGAAGGAAAGAGATCAGAGGATATTGCAGAAGAATATCTGATGGACCTAATTCATCGAAACTTGGTTATGGTAAGTCAAAGCAGATCCATTGGTGGAGTCAAAACTTGTTACATTCACGATTTGATATTACAGTTCTGTAAGACTGAGGCAAAAGAAGAGAAATTTCTTCAGGTCTTGCAAGGATATGATGAGCTTTCTACCTTTAATGTGCCTCCCAACCTACCTCGGTTGTCCATTTGCTCCAGTGAAGAAGATTTTATAAAGTCAAAACTATTTTGTCCAGATTTAGATACTCTACTATTCTTCAATGCTACTCCAGGATTTAAGTTTGGGCTGCTTAATATCTCCTTTTTTTGCATCTACAAACATCTTAATGTTTTGAATTTAGAGGACATTAACCTAATGTTGAAGGAGCTTACAACTGAAGTCGAATCACTTCTTTGTTTGAGGTACTTAGCCCTTCGTACAGCTCAGCCCATGGAATTCATTCCACCATCTATAGCCAAGCTTTCACATTTGGAAACCTTCCGTCTAAATTCTTACGCAACGGTTTCATTGCCAGATAGCATCTGGAACATGAAGAAGTTGAGGCATGTACGTGTACGGCGTAAATGCATTATTCTTTTCTCTTCCAATGACAACGTTGTTGAAAACCTCTCCACTTTACCCAATTTGGACACACTCTCCAGTCTGTGTCTTCATCTTGATCAAGAAGCAGAGAACATATTGAGAAGGATTCCCAACATTCGCCGACTTAAAATTTTCAATCATGGGGGACAAAATAGAGTATGCTGCAACATGAGTCGACTGGTATGCCTAGAATCACTCACCTTAGATGGCGATGGCTTCTCAGGTTCGCGGGAACATGTTGAGCTTTCTTTTCCGatgaatttgaagaagttgaGTCTTTGCAATCTGGGTCTTCCTTGTAGAAAAATGTCATTGATTGAACAACTACCCAATCTTGAAGTCCTCAAATTAAGAGACCAGTCAATCGACGGCAAAAAATGGGAGCTGATGGAAGGAGGATTCCCAAAACTCAGGGTCTTGACTTTGGAATGTGTAGAGGTTGTGGAGTGGACAGAGACAGACCCTGACAGTGAAGATTACTTCCCGTGTCTTCAGCAATTAAAACTGGACGGAATTTCTAA
It contains:
- the LOC113766107 gene encoding putative late blight resistance protein homolog R1B-14: MDVASTCSVDRVFLDLKLLMDDLNVMFRTGKIGYTYVGVTFLKIEAAYLNITFLRTFVMCARNWSYSSDFHLESENVGNKVSLPSFLSCIEDTVHKYEEDIHSLYLMLESDARGIRDVGDEVVFKFLKQIKSFKQEIIQVYFTLASSRSLESNSCMPVDELMEFIDRILRNLADLTTIDLCIVEMDPQVSVQVQALEAKLTFLKSFIPFAKLRGTVNIPALLLAHFEVVALNAACLSYMCSCWDDAFCNPEFCSMIYEQQQKIMPIDFQVYEIYMEVLRATRSSKSLHNRIMDKQILNNFSDSLINCLWKLLCCSSSFMDSLKDEMRILYAGLRFLRSILREQQEKRDEQNETIVALLSEAGIIICSPSLNRAKEGEVSFSESTEALACYDTLANTNIRIKHFKDQISGSSIIESVPSFHSLRATEVSKTSGRMLSKGKMPITHEVMVGLDDEAAKVIERLIWGTKQVEIVPIVGMAGVGKTTLAKKVYNDSSVICNFHIRLWCTVSQEFNMKSLLIQILCSDAKHSRMDDDFQKDEHALLEMFRKKLLKNRYLVVFDDVWDTGAWHELGIAFPDDKNGSRIIFTSRSSNVASQVQCGGEPHYLHPLSEKKSFELLQKKVFGKEDCPQALHELGTEIAKKCKGLPLAIVVVAGVLATIEHDICVWEQFAESLTSTTVSGAEQFKKSMELSYEHLPYHLKACLLYFAAFREDEKIGAKKLTSLWIAEGFVEIIEGKRSEDIAEEYLMDLIHRNLVMVSQSRSIGGVKTCYIHDLILQFCKTEAKEEKFLQVLQGYDELSTFNVPPNLPRLSICSSEEDFIKSKLFCPDLDTLLFFNATPGFKFGLLNISFFCIYKHLNVLNLEDINLMLKELTTEVESLLCLRYLALRTAQPMEFIPPSIAKLSHLETFRLNSYATVSLPDSIWNMKKLRHVRVRRKCIILFSSNDNVVENLSTLPNLDTLSSLCLHLDQEAENILRRIPNIRRLKIFNHGGQNRVCCNMSRLVCLESLTLDGDGFSGSREHVELSFPMNLKKLSLCNLGLPCRKMSLIEQLPNLEVLKLRDQSIDGKKWELMEGGFPKLRVLTLECVEVVEWTETDPDSEDYFPCLQQLKLDGISNLEMMPSCLGRISTLETIEMEDCGDGVKSSVREIEDAQKNYGNEKLKIIIID